The following proteins come from a genomic window of Hypanus sabinus isolate sHypSab1 chromosome 9, sHypSab1.hap1, whole genome shotgun sequence:
- the plagl2 gene encoding zinc finger protein PLAGL2 isoform X4: MATHSPQKTHKCTYCEKMFHRKDHLKNHLQTHDPNKEAFKCEECGKNYNTKLGYKRHLALHAATNGDLTCKVCLQTFESTEVLLEHLKSHSGKSSSGVKEKKHQCDHCDRRFYTRKDVRRHMVVHTGRKDFLCQYCAQRFGRKDHLTRHMKKSHSQELLKIKTEPSDVMGLIHCSPPVTVKEELSPMMCMASKETVSKPFTSLPMSMYSSHIQAMTNSGSSHSLVASSLAMGMGCQMESPSSIHSAPPQPPSKYQIGSTSYATGLPEKPTKIEMESYLMDLHSSLPLSSHESQPAPTKVGLDSQTGPLDDISGEHLLSKGPAIITDSLCTANMDFSHLLSFLPLNHPTYNPPVSAGGLVMGYTQSEPQSLLTSLQPQLQDSQGSGNGLSLGPLHPLSPVFTTSLSTTTLPRFHQAFQ; the protein is encoded by the coding sequence ATGGCCACACATTCACCACAAAAAACACACAAGTGCACCTACTGTGAAAAAATGTTCCACCGGAAAGATCATCTGAAGAACCACCTTCAGACTCATGATCCAAATAAAGAAGCCTTCAAGTGTGAAGAGTGTGGCAAAAACTACAATACCAAGCTGGGCTACAAGCGTCACCTAGCACTTCACGCTGCTACCAATGGTGACCTGACCTGTAAAGTGTGCCTTCAGACATTTGAGAGCACAGAGGTTTTGCTTGAGCACCTGAAATCACATTCAGGCAAGTCGTCAAGTGGAGTCAAGGAAAAAAAGCACCAGTGTGACCACTGTGACCGACGGTTCTACACTCGGAAAGATGTTCGGAGACACATGGTAGTCCACACAGGAAGAAAGGATTTTCTTTGTCAGTATTGCGCTCAGAGGTTTGGGAGGAAGGACCACCTGACGAGACACATGAAGAAGAGTCATTCGCAGGAGTTGCTGAAAATTAAGACTGAGCCATCTgatgtaatgggtctgattcacTGCAGTCCACCTGTAACAGTGAAGGAGGAACTTAGTCCAATGATGTGTATGGCTTCTAAGGAGACAGTAAGTAAGCCATTTACTAGTTTGCCAATGAGCATGTACAGTTCACATATTCAAGCCATGACAAATTCAGGATCATCACATAGCCTGGTTGCTAGTTCTCTAGCTATGGGAATGGGTTGCCAGATGGAATCCCCGTCCTCAATTCATTCAGCACCTCCTCAACCTCCTTCTAAGTATCAGATTGGATCTACCTCATATGCCACTGGCTTGCCTGAGAAGCCAACAAAAATTGAAATGGAAAGTTACTTAATGGACTTGCACAGCAGTTTGCCACTTTCATCCCATGAATCTCAGCCTGCACCAACTAAAGTAGGCTTAGATTCCCAAACTGGGCCTCTGGATGACATTTCTGGTGAACATTTACTCTCCAAAGGCCCTGCTATAATTACTGACTCCCTCTGTACAGCAAACATGGATTTTTCCCATTTGCTGAGCTTTTTACCACTGAACCACCCTACATACAATCCACCTGTTTCAGCAGGGGGGCTGGTAATGGGCTATACGCAAAGTGAGCCTCAGTCTTTACTTACCTCTCTTCAGCCTCAACTGCAGGACTCCCAAGGATCTGGAAATGGCCTAAGCCTTGGGCCTCTTCATCCATTGTCTCCAGTCTTTACTACCAGTTTGAGCACAACAACATTGCCGCGTTTCCACCAGGCATTCCAGTGA
- the plagl2 gene encoding zinc finger protein PLAGL2 isoform X2 gives MTSPCCLKIVNCSHIAEAALNSGCNRHMATHSPQKTHKCTYCEKMFHRKDHLKNHLQTHDPNKEAFKCEECGKNYNTKLGYKRHLALHAATNGDLTCKVCLQTFESTEVLLEHLKSHSGKSSSGVKEKKHQCDHCDRRFYTRKDVRRHMVVHTGRKDFLCQYCAQRFGRKDHLTRHMKKSHSQELLKIKTEPSDVMGLIHCSPPVTVKEELSPMMCMASKETVSKPFTSLPMSMYSSHIQAMTNSGSSHSLVASSLAMGMGCQMESPSSIHSAPPQPPSKYQIGSTSYATGLPEKPTKIEMESYLMDLHSSLPLSSHESQPAPTKVGLDSQTGPLDDISGEHLLSKGPAIITDSLCTANMDFSHLLSFLPLNHPTYNPPVSAGGLVMGYTQSEPQSLLTSLQPQLQDSQGSGNGLSLGPLHPLSPVFTTSLSTTTLPRFHQAFQ, from the coding sequence GCACATGGCCACACATTCACCACAAAAAACACACAAGTGCACCTACTGTGAAAAAATGTTCCACCGGAAAGATCATCTGAAGAACCACCTTCAGACTCATGATCCAAATAAAGAAGCCTTCAAGTGTGAAGAGTGTGGCAAAAACTACAATACCAAGCTGGGCTACAAGCGTCACCTAGCACTTCACGCTGCTACCAATGGTGACCTGACCTGTAAAGTGTGCCTTCAGACATTTGAGAGCACAGAGGTTTTGCTTGAGCACCTGAAATCACATTCAGGCAAGTCGTCAAGTGGAGTCAAGGAAAAAAAGCACCAGTGTGACCACTGTGACCGACGGTTCTACACTCGGAAAGATGTTCGGAGACACATGGTAGTCCACACAGGAAGAAAGGATTTTCTTTGTCAGTATTGCGCTCAGAGGTTTGGGAGGAAGGACCACCTGACGAGACACATGAAGAAGAGTCATTCGCAGGAGTTGCTGAAAATTAAGACTGAGCCATCTgatgtaatgggtctgattcacTGCAGTCCACCTGTAACAGTGAAGGAGGAACTTAGTCCAATGATGTGTATGGCTTCTAAGGAGACAGTAAGTAAGCCATTTACTAGTTTGCCAATGAGCATGTACAGTTCACATATTCAAGCCATGACAAATTCAGGATCATCACATAGCCTGGTTGCTAGTTCTCTAGCTATGGGAATGGGTTGCCAGATGGAATCCCCGTCCTCAATTCATTCAGCACCTCCTCAACCTCCTTCTAAGTATCAGATTGGATCTACCTCATATGCCACTGGCTTGCCTGAGAAGCCAACAAAAATTGAAATGGAAAGTTACTTAATGGACTTGCACAGCAGTTTGCCACTTTCATCCCATGAATCTCAGCCTGCACCAACTAAAGTAGGCTTAGATTCCCAAACTGGGCCTCTGGATGACATTTCTGGTGAACATTTACTCTCCAAAGGCCCTGCTATAATTACTGACTCCCTCTGTACAGCAAACATGGATTTTTCCCATTTGCTGAGCTTTTTACCACTGAACCACCCTACATACAATCCACCTGTTTCAGCAGGGGGGCTGGTAATGGGCTATACGCAAAGTGAGCCTCAGTCTTTACTTACCTCTCTTCAGCCTCAACTGCAGGACTCCCAAGGATCTGGAAATGGCCTAAGCCTTGGGCCTCTTCATCCATTGTCTCCAGTCTTTACTACCAGTTTGAGCACAACAACATTGCCGCGTTTCCACCAGGCATTCCAGTGA
- the plagl2 gene encoding zinc finger protein PLAGL2 isoform X3, translating to MLHMATHSPQKTHKCTYCEKMFHRKDHLKNHLQTHDPNKEAFKCEECGKNYNTKLGYKRHLALHAATNGDLTCKVCLQTFESTEVLLEHLKSHSGKSSSGVKEKKHQCDHCDRRFYTRKDVRRHMVVHTGRKDFLCQYCAQRFGRKDHLTRHMKKSHSQELLKIKTEPSDVMGLIHCSPPVTVKEELSPMMCMASKETVSKPFTSLPMSMYSSHIQAMTNSGSSHSLVASSLAMGMGCQMESPSSIHSAPPQPPSKYQIGSTSYATGLPEKPTKIEMESYLMDLHSSLPLSSHESQPAPTKVGLDSQTGPLDDISGEHLLSKGPAIITDSLCTANMDFSHLLSFLPLNHPTYNPPVSAGGLVMGYTQSEPQSLLTSLQPQLQDSQGSGNGLSLGPLHPLSPVFTTSLSTTTLPRFHQAFQ from the coding sequence GCACATGGCCACACATTCACCACAAAAAACACACAAGTGCACCTACTGTGAAAAAATGTTCCACCGGAAAGATCATCTGAAGAACCACCTTCAGACTCATGATCCAAATAAAGAAGCCTTCAAGTGTGAAGAGTGTGGCAAAAACTACAATACCAAGCTGGGCTACAAGCGTCACCTAGCACTTCACGCTGCTACCAATGGTGACCTGACCTGTAAAGTGTGCCTTCAGACATTTGAGAGCACAGAGGTTTTGCTTGAGCACCTGAAATCACATTCAGGCAAGTCGTCAAGTGGAGTCAAGGAAAAAAAGCACCAGTGTGACCACTGTGACCGACGGTTCTACACTCGGAAAGATGTTCGGAGACACATGGTAGTCCACACAGGAAGAAAGGATTTTCTTTGTCAGTATTGCGCTCAGAGGTTTGGGAGGAAGGACCACCTGACGAGACACATGAAGAAGAGTCATTCGCAGGAGTTGCTGAAAATTAAGACTGAGCCATCTgatgtaatgggtctgattcacTGCAGTCCACCTGTAACAGTGAAGGAGGAACTTAGTCCAATGATGTGTATGGCTTCTAAGGAGACAGTAAGTAAGCCATTTACTAGTTTGCCAATGAGCATGTACAGTTCACATATTCAAGCCATGACAAATTCAGGATCATCACATAGCCTGGTTGCTAGTTCTCTAGCTATGGGAATGGGTTGCCAGATGGAATCCCCGTCCTCAATTCATTCAGCACCTCCTCAACCTCCTTCTAAGTATCAGATTGGATCTACCTCATATGCCACTGGCTTGCCTGAGAAGCCAACAAAAATTGAAATGGAAAGTTACTTAATGGACTTGCACAGCAGTTTGCCACTTTCATCCCATGAATCTCAGCCTGCACCAACTAAAGTAGGCTTAGATTCCCAAACTGGGCCTCTGGATGACATTTCTGGTGAACATTTACTCTCCAAAGGCCCTGCTATAATTACTGACTCCCTCTGTACAGCAAACATGGATTTTTCCCATTTGCTGAGCTTTTTACCACTGAACCACCCTACATACAATCCACCTGTTTCAGCAGGGGGGCTGGTAATGGGCTATACGCAAAGTGAGCCTCAGTCTTTACTTACCTCTCTTCAGCCTCAACTGCAGGACTCCCAAGGATCTGGAAATGGCCTAAGCCTTGGGCCTCTTCATCCATTGTCTCCAGTCTTTACTACCAGTTTGAGCACAACAACATTGCCGCGTTTCCACCAGGCATTCCAGTGA